In Herbinix luporum, a single window of DNA contains:
- a CDS encoding P27 family phage terminase small subunit — protein MAKDGTNRGGARIGAGQKKKPLADKILEGNPGRRKLMVMEFTDAAELEGESMPPPRDYLAAKQKNGKTTLAVEIYEKTWQWLKERRCVHLIPAQLIEQYAQSVARWIQCEECITEFGFLAKHPTTGNAIPSPYVAMSQSFMKQANNLWYQIYQVVRENCATEYKGATPHDDVMEKLLTARRGG, from the coding sequence ATGGCAAAGGACGGTACCAACCGCGGCGGGGCACGTATCGGTGCAGGACAGAAGAAAAAGCCTCTGGCGGATAAGATTTTGGAAGGAAACCCCGGCAGACGAAAGCTCATGGTAATGGAGTTTACGGATGCTGCGGAACTGGAAGGAGAGAGCATGCCGCCACCGAGGGATTATCTTGCTGCAAAGCAGAAGAACGGAAAAACAACACTGGCGGTGGAAATATACGAAAAAACATGGCAGTGGCTTAAGGAACGCAGGTGTGTTCACCTTATCCCTGCGCAGCTTATAGAGCAATATGCCCAGAGTGTGGCGCGGTGGATCCAGTGCGAGGAATGTATCACTGAATTTGGCTTTCTTGCTAAGCATCCGACAACTGGCAATGCCATCCCGTCACCTTATGTGGCTATGAGTCAAAGCTTTATGAAACAGGCCAATAACCTGTGGTATCAAATTTATCAAGTCGTGCGGGAAAACTGTGCTACCGAATACAAGGGGGCTACTCCCCACGATGATGTTATGGAAAAACTCCTGACAGCCAGGAGGGGTGGCTGA
- a CDS encoding HNH endonuclease, with protein sequence MPRKPKRPCSFPGCPELTDGRYCDTHQKQVDAYYNKYERDPQTRKSYDRRWKRIRDRYISEHPLCEECQKYGRLTPAEEVHHIIPLSKGGTNADNNLMSLCKQCHSSITAREGERWARR encoded by the coding sequence ATGCCAAGAAAACCAAAAAGGCCTTGCTCCTTTCCCGGCTGTCCTGAACTGACGGACGGAAGGTACTGTGACACTCATCAAAAGCAAGTGGATGCTTATTACAACAAATACGAACGAGATCCTCAAACAAGAAAAAGCTATGACCGGAGATGGAAACGCATCAGGGACAGATATATCTCAGAGCACCCGCTTTGCGAGGAGTGTCAAAAGTACGGAAGGCTTACACCAGCCGAAGAGGTACATCATATTATCCCTTTATCTAAAGGCGGAACCAATGCAGACAATAACCTTATGAGTCTGTGCAAACAATGTCACTCATCGATCACTGCCCGCGAAGGGGAGAGATGGGCAAGACGGTAG
- a CDS encoding VRR-NUC domain-containing protein, whose amino-acid sequence MSEKSIVTKILRYLKTVPGCFCWKEHGGMYGTAGIPDIIACVNGRFIAFEVKTPSGKTTKLQEATIKKILNAGGVAAVVHSVDEVKVILEKHGLLQRTKI is encoded by the coding sequence ATGTCTGAAAAGAGTATTGTGACTAAAATCCTGCGGTACTTAAAGACAGTACCGGGGTGTTTCTGTTGGAAGGAACATGGCGGTATGTACGGGACAGCAGGAATACCAGACATTATTGCCTGTGTAAATGGGCGGTTTATAGCTTTTGAAGTAAAAACCCCATCGGGAAAGACAACAAAACTGCAGGAAGCAACCATCAAAAAAATCCTCAATGCCGGAGGAGTGGCAGCGGTTGTCCATTCGGTAGATGAGGTGAAGGTTATTCTGGAAAAGCATGGCCTTCTGCAAAGAACGAAGATATAA
- a CDS encoding site-specific DNA-methyltransferase encodes MNIQKISVEKLNPAAYNPRKDLKPGDKEYEKLKRSIEEFGYVEPVIWNQKTGNVVGGHQRLKVLLDLGQTEIDCVVVDLDLQREKALNLALNKIQGEWDENKLAELMAELDAGAFDVSLTGFDASEIDELLNRWYSKEAIQDSFDIDKAHEEIVQREPVTKRGDIWLLGNHRLMCGDSTKDEDFEKLMEGCHAQMAVTSPPYGVGKEYEKAGIEPWFETVRPVIRNLCRYADIVCWNLGDLYATGSQFIEPTSVYSVNMFLENGYRPIWIRIWKKQGQNFGVGPYHLVSNKPVQQYEYISAFSNKGEVEEYNDQEYVWLSAFAGHSYKFVKRLTKEERKKWGYAGIWEMTTVRANKEHPAMFPVELPWRCIKMHSDKGGIVLEPFSGSGTTIIAAEQTERKCYAMELSPVYCDLAVKRWEEFTGEKAIKLEG; translated from the coding sequence ATGAACATACAAAAAATATCTGTTGAAAAACTTAATCCAGCAGCATACAACCCGCGCAAGGATTTAAAACCTGGCGATAAGGAATATGAAAAGCTAAAACGGTCAATAGAGGAATTTGGCTATGTGGAGCCTGTTATCTGGAACCAAAAAACAGGTAATGTGGTAGGCGGGCATCAACGCTTAAAGGTTTTGCTGGACTTGGGACAGACAGAGATAGACTGCGTCGTTGTGGATCTTGACCTGCAGAGAGAAAAAGCGCTTAATCTTGCTCTTAATAAGATTCAGGGAGAGTGGGACGAGAATAAACTGGCTGAACTGATGGCTGAGTTGGACGCAGGTGCATTTGATGTTTCGCTTACAGGGTTTGACGCTTCTGAAATAGACGAACTGCTTAACCGATGGTACTCCAAAGAGGCGATACAAGACAGCTTTGACATAGATAAAGCGCATGAGGAAATTGTGCAGCGCGAGCCGGTAACGAAGCGGGGCGATATCTGGCTTCTCGGGAATCATCGCTTGATGTGCGGCGACTCTACTAAGGATGAGGATTTTGAGAAGTTGATGGAAGGGTGTCACGCACAGATGGCAGTGACTTCCCCTCCATATGGGGTAGGCAAAGAATATGAAAAGGCAGGGATTGAACCATGGTTCGAGACAGTACGCCCAGTGATTAGAAACCTGTGCAGGTATGCAGATATTGTCTGCTGGAACTTAGGTGATCTCTATGCCACCGGCTCTCAGTTTATTGAACCCACCAGTGTTTACAGTGTGAACATGTTTTTGGAAAACGGTTACCGCCCTATCTGGATCCGCATTTGGAAGAAGCAAGGGCAAAATTTCGGTGTAGGACCCTATCATCTTGTTTCAAACAAGCCGGTTCAGCAGTATGAGTATATTTCAGCCTTCAGCAATAAAGGAGAAGTTGAGGAATATAACGATCAGGAATATGTATGGCTTTCAGCCTTTGCGGGACACAGTTATAAATTTGTGAAACGGCTTACAAAGGAAGAACGCAAGAAATGGGGCTATGCTGGGATATGGGAGATGACCACTGTCCGGGCAAACAAGGAGCATCCTGCAATGTTCCCTGTGGAGCTTCCATGGCGGTGCATCAAAATGCACAGCGACAAGGGCGGAATCGTGCTTGAACCGTTTTCGGGCAGCGGAACCACTATAATTGCGGCTGAACAGACCGAGCGCAAATGCTATGCGATGGAGTTATCTCCTGTTTACTGTGATTTAGCTGTTAAGCGCTGGGAGGAATTCACCGGTGAAAAAGCCATCAAACTGGAGGGTTAA
- a CDS encoding vWA domain-containing protein has product MRLRAKRYLALGLVVLMMLQLVTIHVFAGEEESQKSSMDYALFSGSHNSSLTINASKASITGNVHTNADFVFQGSSLVIQGICEAAGKLTLKTPKVDIAKKIEGALLIDIQDHSEGIKQIASEDAEIIEKDKSYNGNQVILEQSVIVKGNLKVNCSRITSKGYIIAEKDIAFNTSITESGSDKGIVIASEKGNITFNGSNVNIKGIVYAPKGTVIINAARFTIQGRIIADSIVFRGSSLDVQAGPDDLELIDSEKYQPSVTIDTSGFKVLDAEEAIFWVDDKVDKITGMASNITSMNMTIASGKLELANKPVTPSENWCIDIPGLIVGSNRITITATGLNGKTISQSITLVNQYEGNSTGLYLDSGDDDNDLLLNWQEDVVGTQKNNADTDGDGLTDYEEIFITLTDALSIDTDENGKSDDKEDFDDDKLNNLQECSYATNPYSNDTDCDSLTDYEEIFVYFTNPLSKDSDNDGMTDLMEIEYGMMPNNRDSLNDGVLDGDRIFMVTKTCDGWNAGDAVKPVLEIELQGKQIESLSIDKVDENDSFLNAAIPGYIGNAYDFNVDGTFQTATLTFEFDQELLNDQEFVPAIYYWDEEKQFLFEVPNQTISGNTVSASVTHFSKYMVIAKDAYNKELFRFEILPPTDDELQNKKYDLALVLDSSGSISTTNYNLIKSLSVDLVQTLGDEDRIAVFTFDSIVRKHSTFVNKEHAISVISGLPRYAGNTAIYNGIKAANDEFIANSSSDVSKVMIVLTDGQDNVSTVTPDSIIQNACDNSIIIYTVGVGSVNTEVLKNIANSTGGAYYSASDFSQLAGIFDRLQEDIDLYKDSDNDGISDYHEKKIAAGELKLGNGAPVMYYSSLNYLNPDSDADGILDGEELKIDNQYIQGIYVYYCYLSSVPCMEDSDLDSLLDNEDPTPLVKHDSRFERVYDSSFRPVNEYILELQEKSDKEYKTDNPGLNDYWIREKAYLTIAGGYIAFMPQASSALSHFIGNTGNLYTINAKKLMNQSPNAKNHLYDNLNHMLTASEAMVMDGKTIVITTNTPFVATSLSNTGADDNKEKDWWFTIGNSSSAMTATVTRNGEQYVMVINYYIDDFYDWEKGSPLKGGPLLTDGEMYRLHEVGLAKQFPVEGCYKVKVTWTRGQRFDSNTTEPTLEEARQ; this is encoded by the coding sequence ATGAGATTAAGAGCGAAACGCTATTTAGCACTAGGTTTAGTTGTACTCATGATGTTGCAGCTTGTGACCATCCATGTATTTGCCGGAGAAGAGGAAAGTCAGAAAAGTTCGATGGACTATGCATTATTTTCCGGTAGTCACAATTCTTCATTAACGATCAATGCTTCAAAGGCCAGCATTACAGGAAATGTACATACCAATGCCGATTTCGTATTTCAGGGTTCAAGCTTAGTGATACAAGGTATTTGTGAGGCAGCAGGTAAATTAACTCTTAAAACCCCAAAAGTTGATATTGCCAAAAAAATAGAGGGTGCATTGTTAATTGATATACAAGATCACTCAGAGGGAATTAAGCAGATTGCTTCTGAAGATGCAGAAATTATTGAAAAGGATAAGAGCTACAATGGGAATCAAGTCATCCTTGAACAATCAGTTATTGTTAAGGGGAACTTAAAGGTAAACTGCTCAAGAATTACGAGCAAGGGCTATATTATTGCAGAAAAAGATATTGCATTTAACACATCAATCACAGAAAGCGGCAGCGATAAAGGAATCGTTATTGCATCCGAGAAGGGAAATATAACCTTCAATGGGTCAAACGTCAACATAAAGGGTATTGTATATGCGCCAAAAGGAACAGTTATAATCAACGCTGCCCGTTTTACAATACAGGGCAGAATCATCGCGGACAGTATTGTGTTCAGGGGTAGCTCATTAGATGTCCAAGCTGGCCCGGATGATTTGGAACTTATTGATTCGGAGAAATACCAGCCATCAGTAACGATCGATACATCCGGTTTTAAGGTACTCGATGCAGAAGAAGCCATCTTCTGGGTTGATGATAAAGTGGATAAAATCACAGGTATGGCATCAAATATTACCAGTATGAATATGACAATAGCCAGTGGCAAGCTTGAGCTTGCAAATAAACCTGTTACTCCCTCTGAAAATTGGTGTATTGACATTCCCGGGCTCATCGTGGGTAGCAATCGTATTACAATAACAGCTACAGGTTTAAACGGAAAGACCATATCACAATCTATTACTCTGGTCAATCAATATGAGGGGAACAGTACTGGCCTGTATCTGGACTCTGGTGATGATGATAACGACTTACTGCTAAACTGGCAGGAGGATGTAGTCGGTACCCAAAAGAATAACGCGGATACAGATGGCGATGGCTTGACTGATTACGAGGAAATCTTCATTACTTTAACTGATGCCCTTTCTATTGATACCGATGAGAATGGAAAAAGTGATGACAAAGAAGATTTTGATGATGATAAGCTAAATAACTTGCAGGAATGCTCGTATGCGACCAATCCTTATAGTAACGATACAGACTGCGATAGTCTTACTGATTATGAAGAAATATTTGTTTATTTCACAAATCCGTTATCTAAAGATTCCGACAATGATGGTATGACAGACCTAATGGAAATTGAATATGGCATGATGCCTAATAATCGTGACTCCTTAAATGATGGAGTTTTAGACGGAGACAGGATCTTTATGGTTACTAAAACCTGTGATGGCTGGAATGCAGGAGATGCCGTAAAGCCAGTCCTGGAAATCGAACTGCAAGGGAAGCAAATTGAATCGCTTTCCATAGATAAAGTAGACGAAAATGATTCTTTCTTAAACGCTGCTATTCCCGGATACATTGGAAATGCATATGATTTTAATGTGGACGGAACTTTCCAGACAGCTACATTAACCTTTGAGTTTGATCAGGAGCTTCTTAACGATCAGGAATTTGTACCTGCCATCTATTATTGGGATGAAGAAAAACAATTCCTGTTTGAGGTACCCAATCAAACGATCAGCGGTAATACCGTATCAGCATCCGTAACACATTTTTCAAAATATATGGTTATTGCGAAGGATGCTTATAACAAAGAACTATTCAGGTTCGAAATTTTGCCTCCGACCGACGATGAACTGCAGAATAAAAAATATGATTTAGCATTAGTACTGGATAGCTCAGGAAGTATCAGTACTACAAACTATAATCTGATCAAAAGTCTTTCCGTCGACTTGGTGCAGACTCTTGGCGATGAGGACAGAATTGCGGTTTTCACATTTGATTCCATAGTTAGAAAACATTCGACATTCGTAAACAAAGAGCATGCTATTTCTGTTATTTCCGGACTTCCTAGGTATGCCGGCAATACGGCAATTTACAACGGTATTAAGGCGGCAAACGACGAATTCATTGCAAATTCATCATCAGATGTATCAAAGGTCATGATCGTTTTAACAGATGGTCAAGATAATGTCAGTACGGTTACACCAGACTCAATCATTCAGAACGCTTGTGATAACAGCATCATAATTTACACGGTAGGTGTGGGTTCGGTAAACACTGAAGTACTTAAAAATATCGCCAACTCAACTGGTGGTGCTTATTACAGTGCGTCTGACTTCTCACAACTTGCGGGCATATTCGATAGGCTCCAGGAAGATATAGATTTATATAAGGATTCCGATAATGACGGTATCAGCGATTATCATGAAAAGAAGATCGCTGCAGGGGAGCTGAAGCTTGGCAATGGTGCTCCTGTTATGTATTACTCCAGCTTAAATTATCTCAATCCCGATTCTGATGCAGATGGTATTTTGGATGGCGAGGAACTAAAAATAGACAATCAGTATATTCAGGGTATATATGTTTACTATTGTTACTTAAGTTCAGTACCCTGCATGGAAGATAGCGACCTTGATAGTTTACTGGACAATGAAGATCCAACGCCATTGGTGAAACACGATAGCAGGTTTGAAAGGGTTTATGATTCATCTTTCAGGCCGGTCAATGAATATATTCTTGAATTGCAGGAAAAGAGCGATAAGGAGTACAAAACTGATAATCCCGGGTTAAATGATTACTGGATACGAGAAAAGGCATACCTGACGATTGCAGGTGGCTATATTGCCTTTATGCCACAAGCTTCTTCGGCCTTATCCCATTTCATTGGAAACACAGGGAATTTATACACAATTAATGCTAAAAAATTAATGAATCAAAGCCCAAATGCCAAGAATCACCTTTACGACAATCTTAACCATATGCTTACGGCCAGTGAAGCAATGGTGATGGATGGAAAAACGATAGTGATTACGACCAATACACCGTTTGTGGCTACATCATTGTCAAATACCGGTGCCGATGATAATAAAGAAAAAGACTGGTGGTTTACAATTGGTAACTCAAGCTCGGCAATGACGGCGACGGTTACGAGAAACGGAGAGCAATACGTCATGGTAATAAATTACTACATTGATGATTTCTATGATTGGGAAAAGGGTTCTCCGTTAAAAGGAGGTCCGTTGTTAACTGACGGAGAAATGTACAGACTGCATGAGGTGGGTTTAGCAAAGCAATTTCCTGTGGAAGGCTGTTATAAGGTTAAAGTTACATGGACCAGGGGACAGCGTTTTGATTCAAACACCACAGAGCCAACGCTGGAGGAGGCACGTCAGTAA
- a CDS encoding IS256 family transposase, with product MELAALICEGCTTPVELTAKLKNLFSGALEKLLEAEIDEHLGYEKHSVLGNNSGNSRNGYSKKTIRSEWGESEISVPRDRNGTFEPKAIEKRQTRTDDIEARIMAMYAKGMSTRDIEDHLRDIYGVEASASLISRITDKLMPAIAEWQSRPLDAIYPIVFLDGIVFKVRKDSRVVNKCLYSVLGINLEGRKEILGIWLSENESASFWVTVCNELKNRGVEDILIACRDNLSGFSDAIEIVFPKTEQQLCVIHQIRNSTKYVSYKDIRPVMADLKKVYGAPTLDDAEYRLEEFREKWSGKYPQILKSWDANWAELSTYFKYPKEVRTLIYTTNAVEGFHRMLRKFTKTKTVYPTDDAVRKSVYMSIQEISKKWSMPIRDWGIIIGQLMIFFEDRLQGRIAS from the coding sequence ATGGAGCTTGCAGCATTGATATGCGAAGGCTGCACCACACCTGTCGAACTAACGGCAAAACTTAAGAATCTTTTTTCCGGGGCACTGGAAAAATTGCTTGAGGCAGAGATAGACGAGCATTTAGGTTATGAAAAGCACAGTGTTTTGGGAAATAACAGCGGTAATAGCCGCAATGGTTACAGCAAAAAGACAATCAGGAGTGAATGGGGCGAAAGTGAGATCAGCGTACCACGTGACAGGAACGGCACCTTCGAACCAAAAGCAATCGAAAAGCGACAAACCCGCACCGACGACATCGAAGCGAGGATCATGGCGATGTATGCCAAAGGGATGTCCACCCGTGACATAGAAGATCATCTCCGTGATATATACGGGGTGGAAGCATCCGCAAGCCTGATAAGCCGGATAACCGACAAACTTATGCCAGCCATTGCAGAATGGCAGTCGAGGCCACTAGACGCAATATATCCTATAGTATTTTTGGACGGGATAGTGTTCAAGGTTCGCAAGGACAGCCGAGTAGTCAATAAATGCCTCTACTCTGTTCTGGGGATCAATCTTGAAGGGCGCAAGGAAATATTGGGTATATGGCTTTCAGAGAATGAAAGTGCGAGCTTTTGGGTGACCGTATGTAATGAGTTAAAAAACAGAGGTGTAGAAGATATCCTCATTGCATGCCGCGACAACCTTAGCGGGTTTTCAGACGCCATAGAGATTGTTTTTCCGAAAACGGAGCAACAGTTATGCGTGATACACCAGATCCGCAACTCCACAAAATATGTGTCATACAAGGATATTAGGCCTGTCATGGCGGATTTGAAGAAAGTGTATGGAGCGCCAACGTTAGATGATGCGGAATATCGGCTGGAGGAGTTTCGTGAAAAATGGAGCGGGAAGTATCCGCAGATATTGAAATCATGGGATGCAAACTGGGCGGAGTTGTCGACATATTTCAAATACCCAAAAGAGGTGCGAACGCTAATATATACTACTAATGCAGTGGAAGGTTTCCATCGGATGCTGCGTAAGTTCACCAAGACAAAGACGGTATACCCGACTGATGATGCAGTTAGGAAATCAGTCTACATGTCGATCCAGGAAATATCCAAGAAATGGAGTATGCCGATTCGTGACTGGGGGATAATAATTGGACAACTGATGATATTTTTTGAGGATAGGCTGCAAGGGAGAATTGCTTCGTAG
- a CDS encoding IS256 family transposase — protein MDKNTYYETVKNMAVEKVLNQYCSDSDPSRPALKKLLEDLLDWFMLSERQIYLLKNENDKGNGFYDRKLGTPMGNLDISVPRTRTGDFRPHILPEPYKRVDESYTDLLMSLVVNGYSESSLLNTLKSLNLPYSDDELNKIKDDLKSELDLFKQRELPESVFALLIDAYHCEIKDGSKVKKAACYIILGVDMEGKKDIFGLYTFFGKENRADWNKVFEDLINRGLKRVLVVVSDDFPGIIETVKAVYPYADHQLCFVHLQRNIRKYMTKADAAEFNKELDKIKFASSFDEAVQKFYDLCSKFKSKYSRYMNILMEKAEHYMAFIKYPESLRKHVYTTNSVESINSLVEKIRIRSGGYFNSVEVLEINIYLQRENLRRTKWKKAVPMINAHIYEIQQIFQLRYFNQTQNS, from the coding sequence ATGGATAAAAATACCTATTATGAAACAGTCAAAAATATGGCGGTTGAAAAAGTATTAAACCAGTATTGCTCTGATTCAGATCCATCACGCCCTGCCCTCAAAAAGTTGCTGGAGGATTTGCTCGACTGGTTTATGTTGTCTGAACGCCAAATCTATCTCTTGAAAAACGAGAACGACAAAGGCAACGGCTTTTATGATAGAAAACTTGGTACACCTATGGGTAACCTGGACATCTCTGTCCCAAGAACTCGCACTGGCGATTTCAGACCCCACATCCTACCTGAACCGTATAAAAGGGTGGATGAATCCTATACAGACCTTCTTATGTCCCTTGTTGTCAACGGTTATTCAGAATCTTCTCTCTTAAATACCCTCAAAAGCCTCAACCTTCCTTACTCTGATGATGAACTCAACAAAATCAAAGATGACCTAAAAAGTGAATTAGACCTTTTCAAACAACGGGAATTACCCGAATCGGTGTTTGCTTTATTAATCGATGCTTATCATTGTGAGATAAAAGACGGCTCAAAAGTGAAGAAAGCCGCATGCTACATAATCCTTGGCGTTGATATGGAAGGTAAGAAAGACATCTTTGGCCTTTACACCTTCTTCGGCAAAGAAAACAGAGCCGATTGGAACAAGGTCTTTGAAGACTTGATAAACCGCGGTCTTAAACGAGTTTTAGTGGTTGTAAGTGATGATTTCCCAGGTATTATCGAGACCGTCAAAGCTGTATATCCATATGCTGATCATCAGCTCTGTTTTGTACACCTTCAGAGAAATATCCGCAAATACATGACCAAAGCTGATGCCGCAGAATTCAATAAAGAACTCGATAAAATAAAATTTGCTTCTTCCTTTGATGAAGCTGTTCAAAAGTTTTATGACCTTTGCAGTAAATTTAAGAGTAAATATAGCCGATATATGAACATTCTCATGGAGAAAGCAGAACATTATATGGCTTTCATTAAATACCCCGAATCCTTGAGGAAGCATGTTTATACTACCAACAGTGTAGAGAGTATCAACAGTCTAGTTGAAAAAATTCGGATAAGATCGGGTGGTTACTTTAACTCTGTCGAAGTATTGGAAATTAACATATATTTACAGAGGGAGAACTTGAGGCGGACAAAATGGAAAAAAGCGGTACCAATGATAAATGCTCACATTTATGAAATACAACAAATTTTCCAGTTACGTTACTTTAATCAGACACAAAATTCTTGA
- a CDS encoding ATP-binding protein yields MLSGYFENCYGIKQFTLPNINFKKCNKAIIYAPNGVMKTSLAKVFEDISKGTATSDRIFKDAVSRYSITYYASHYEYSSSGGNAIPQSDNIYVINSFADKFEFSKETVGTLLADEGTRNQYNVLMGKLNDIITEILNKLREITGLTKPQIKIKLIEDLGLQATADWPDIMEAIRQIENKNYEFLDEILYSELFNDKTMAVYENPDFKRHITEYIDNLENLLRNSSLLNTHFTERSAEELSKSFTNHNLFEAQHKILLRNGRQVNNLAEWKELVQQELDQLYQTPTLAKTFEKLKKLFSKNAESAKVREIIVAHREIIPLLRDIATLKKQTWCNCFERLERPFMEYYKIIADFKEEIHNLYEKASAQSERWVEVVSEFNRRFRVPFTVKITNKSNFVLKDEAPNIEFEYTRGTGDSKESTVLHKEDLMVSLSMGERRALYLLYILFDLERIRKQAREGGGQYLIIADDISDSFDYKNKYAIIEYLCDLAETKGIDLLMLTHNFDFFRTVKYRCGVSRENCYIAQRNDDGIISIAEFKYQKDFFKNVIRSSIQNGNLDSDFKKKCLIASIPFYRNLAEYSGSTDDYEKLTCCLHYKTAPLDTSRLMVSDIWGVISQFLENETLKSDDEPYLQLLQNLAINILKDNDEVSLENKLVLSIAARIEIEKFMKAKIIEHEGTCPDAKDNQTREWFNKSKQYLTDDEKEIIEEINLITPESIHLNSFMYEPLIDISSWNLIEVYRKALALQASSQDS; encoded by the coding sequence ATGTTGAGTGGTTATTTTGAGAACTGTTACGGGATAAAGCAGTTCACTTTACCTAATATAAATTTTAAAAAATGCAATAAAGCAATAATTTATGCGCCTAATGGTGTAATGAAGACTTCTTTGGCAAAAGTTTTTGAAGATATTTCTAAAGGAACAGCAACATCCGATCGTATTTTTAAGGATGCTGTGAGCCGTTATTCTATTACATATTATGCTTCGCACTATGAATATTCGTCATCAGGCGGTAACGCTATTCCACAGTCGGATAACATCTATGTGATAAATTCATTCGCAGATAAGTTTGAATTTAGTAAAGAGACAGTCGGCACACTTCTTGCCGATGAAGGAACTAGAAATCAATATAATGTTCTTATGGGAAAGTTGAATGACATTATTACTGAGATTTTAAATAAGCTAAGAGAAATAACTGGTCTAACTAAACCTCAAATTAAAATAAAACTGATTGAAGATCTTGGTTTACAAGCCACAGCCGATTGGCCAGATATTATGGAAGCAATTAGGCAGATAGAGAATAAGAATTATGAATTCCTGGATGAAATTCTCTATTCAGAACTATTTAATGACAAAACTATGGCTGTTTATGAAAACCCTGATTTTAAACGCCATATTACAGAATATATTGATAATCTTGAAAACCTACTTCGAAATAGCTCATTATTAAATACGCATTTTACAGAACGAAGTGCAGAAGAATTAAGTAAAAGTTTTACAAATCACAATCTGTTTGAGGCTCAACATAAGATTCTTCTTAGAAATGGGAGGCAAGTTAATAATCTTGCCGAGTGGAAGGAACTTGTACAACAAGAGCTTGACCAATTATACCAAACGCCTACACTAGCAAAAACGTTTGAAAAATTGAAAAAATTATTCTCCAAAAATGCGGAATCTGCAAAAGTTCGTGAAATTATCGTTGCGCATAGGGAAATTATTCCTTTACTCAGAGATATAGCAACATTAAAGAAACAAACATGGTGTAACTGTTTTGAACGCCTTGAAAGACCATTTATGGAATATTATAAGATAATCGCTGATTTTAAAGAAGAAATTCATAATCTATATGAAAAGGCATCAGCACAATCTGAACGTTGGGTAGAGGTAGTGAGTGAATTTAACCGAAGATTCCGCGTACCATTTACTGTAAAAATCACAAATAAGTCAAATTTTGTTTTAAAAGATGAGGCTCCAAATATTGAGTTTGAATACACTCGCGGTACTGGTGACAGCAAAGAGTCTACAGTTTTACATAAAGAAGACTTGATGGTTTCTTTAAGTATGGGTGAGCGTAGAGCACTGTATCTACTTTATATATTGTTTGATTTAGAGAGAATTAGAAAACAAGCTAGGGAAGGTGGTGGACAATACCTTATTATTGCGGATGATATTTCCGATTCCTTCGATTATAAAAACAAATATGCAATTATCGAGTACTTATGTGATCTTGCTGAAACAAAGGGAATCGATTTACTTATGCTTACACATAACTTTGATTTCTTTAGAACCGTTAAGTACAGGTGTGGTGTTAGCCGGGAAAACTGTTACATAGCTCAAAGAAATGACGATGGTATTATTAGTATAGCAGAATTTAAGTATCAAAAGGATTTCTTTAAAAATGTTATTCGTTCGTCTATTCAAAATGGTAATTTAGACAGTGACTTTAAGAAAAAATGTCTGATTGCTAGCATTCCATTTTATCGTAATTTAGCTGAATATAGCGGAAGTACTGACGATTATGAAAAACTGACATGCTGTCTCCATTATAAAACGGCACCCCTTGATACTTCACGATTGATGGTGTCGGATATATGGGGAGTTATAAGTCAATTTCTCGAAAACGAGACCCTTAAGTCTGACGATGAGCCTTATCTACAATTACTTCAAAATCTTGCAATAAATATACTTAAAGACAACGATGAAGTTTCTTTGGAGAACAAACTTGTCCTTTCAATAGCAGCAAGAATTGAGATTGAGAAATTTATGAAAGCCAAAATCATTGAGCACGAAGGGACTTGTCCTGATGCAAAAGATAATCAGACAAGAGAATGGTTTAATAAGTCGAAGCAGTATTTGACAGATGACGAAAAAGAGATCATTGAAGAAATTAACTTGATTACACCTGAGAGCATTCATCTTAATTCTTTCATGTATGAACCTTTGATCGACATTTCCTCATGGAATTTAATAGAAGTATATAGAAAAGCTCTTGCATTACAGGCAAGTAGTCAAGACAGTTAA